From a single Lichenicola cladoniae genomic region:
- a CDS encoding DUF4331 domain-containing protein, translating into MPRLDASDFFFFRSYESGRSSYVTMIADYVPLQDPGGGPNFYDMEHNGFYDVNLDLDGTGRPTYTVRFRFYPVNRNITLPVGGKNVAIALINSGPIAVGDDTAQNVGEIYTISLLTYSNGVAAETMLKDTNGQSMFQKPVDRIGDKSVPNYAAYAATFTHDVVIPGCGTGRVFVGQRKDPFVVNLGETFDLVNYVHPIGEQYNASAQDDLAGKNVTSIVTEVPSSCVTRPGDPVVGAWTTSSLGTTVNGKTTYQQVSRLANPLVNELVIGLKDKNRFNMSLPANDAQFGTYVTNPTVPALIQALYPTLKAPTKFPRNDLVAVFLTGIAGVTAPAHLINAAEEMRLNTSIPITPYGSQNRLGVIGGDKAGYPNGRRPGDDVVDITLRVAMGRLYSLGLYGTPADAPSGLVDLTDGAYTDDTHYLTTFPYVKPPLSDSHQPAHE; encoded by the coding sequence ATGCCACGTCTCGACGCGTCTGACTTCTTCTTCTTTAGGAGTTATGAGAGCGGTCGATCCAGCTACGTGACGATGATCGCTGACTACGTTCCGCTGCAGGATCCGGGCGGCGGTCCAAACTTCTACGACATGGAACATAATGGTTTCTACGACGTCAATCTTGACCTCGACGGTACCGGACGGCCAACTTATACGGTACGTTTCCGCTTCTACCCCGTGAACCGCAACATCACGCTGCCCGTCGGCGGCAAGAACGTCGCGATTGCCCTGATCAACTCGGGTCCGATAGCCGTTGGCGACGATACAGCTCAGAATGTCGGCGAGATCTATACAATCTCCCTGCTGACCTATTCAAACGGCGTGGCCGCCGAAACCATGCTGAAGGACACGAATGGGCAGTCGATGTTCCAGAAGCCGGTCGATCGCATCGGCGACAAGTCGGTCCCAAACTACGCGGCCTACGCCGCAACCTTCACCCATGACGTCGTCATTCCTGGCTGCGGCACCGGCCGGGTGTTCGTGGGACAGCGCAAGGACCCGTTCGTGGTCAATCTCGGCGAGACCTTCGACCTAGTGAACTACGTCCATCCGATCGGCGAGCAATACAACGCATCTGCACAGGACGATCTGGCAGGCAAGAACGTGACGTCAATCGTGACCGAGGTTCCGTCAAGCTGCGTCACACGGCCGGGTGATCCGGTCGTCGGCGCTTGGACAACCTCCTCGCTTGGCACCACCGTCAACGGCAAGACCACCTACCAACAGGTCTCGCGACTAGCTAACCCGCTGGTGAACGAGTTGGTGATTGGGCTCAAGGACAAGAACAGGTTCAACATGTCCTTGCCCGCGAACGATGCTCAGTTCGGGACCTATGTCACCAACCCGACCGTACCCGCCCTGATCCAAGCACTGTATCCCACCCTAAAGGCACCGACCAAGTTTCCCAGGAACGACCTCGTTGCGGTGTTCCTGACCGGCATTGCCGGGGTGACCGCACCGGCCCATTTGATCAATGCCGCCGAGGAGATGCGACTTAACACCAGCATCCCGATCACTCCATACGGATCGCAGAACCGGCTCGGTGTCATTGGTGGTGATAAGGCCGGGTACCCGAACGGACGCAGGCCGGGCGATGACGTGGTCGACATCACGCTACGCGTGGCAATGGGACGACTCTATTCACTGGGCCTGTACGGCACTCCTGCTGACGCGCCTTCTGGGCTCGTGGACCTGACGGACGGCGCATATACTGACGACACCCACTACCTGACGACCTTCCCTTACGTGAAGCCGCCGCTGTCGGACTCGCATCAGCCGGCTCACGAATAG
- a CDS encoding tetratricopeptide repeat protein, translating into MMTYDVTSWRAVLHIGSVVTPRWSGIQPARLRMLLVAALLCTPLHAGRTSPSIPTSDSMVLEQVPGSRDMSGIALRRLNTALALDRNNSVLAVQVARLDLEQSRKLGDPRYLGRAEAALSSWPVTASATPPDILLLYSIIQQSNHDFTGSLATLARVIAAKPDSVQAWLVRAAVHQAQADYKAASLDCGQVASGRLGLVPDTCTASVMSLTGRATVALRAIAISLQQNAAEARSQPGIAVWTLTLEAETADRLGDPSAETYYRQALAIDPNDPYLLGAWSDWLLDHGRPLDVVALLADRTRIDPLLLRLALAEQQTKRGQLARHLDELEARFDASRLRGETVHRREEARYMLALRHRPIEALALAQANWTVQREPADARILLEAAIAAGRPGAAAPVRAWLSDNGVQDPRLAELATRTTASIGGKS; encoded by the coding sequence ATGATGACATACGACGTCACATCGTGGCGAGCGGTGCTGCATATCGGTTCGGTTGTGACCCCACGTTGGTCCGGTATCCAACCGGCGAGGTTGCGAATGCTGCTGGTTGCCGCCTTGCTCTGCACGCCGCTGCACGCTGGGCGGACGTCGCCGTCGATCCCGACCAGTGATAGCATGGTGCTGGAGCAGGTGCCGGGAAGCCGGGACATGTCAGGCATCGCCTTACGACGGCTGAACACAGCGCTGGCGCTTGACCGAAACAATTCAGTTCTTGCCGTGCAGGTAGCCCGCCTGGATCTCGAGCAGTCGCGCAAGCTCGGCGACCCGCGCTATCTCGGCCGCGCCGAGGCGGCCTTGTCCTCATGGCCGGTTACAGCATCAGCCACACCGCCCGACATACTGCTACTCTACTCGATCATACAGCAGAGCAATCATGACTTCACCGGTAGCCTGGCAACGCTCGCCCGGGTCATCGCAGCAAAGCCGGACTCGGTGCAGGCTTGGCTCGTCCGTGCTGCCGTGCATCAAGCTCAGGCTGATTACAAGGCGGCGTCGCTTGATTGCGGACAGGTTGCCAGTGGTCGGCTGGGCCTAGTCCCCGACACCTGTACCGCTTCGGTCATGTCCCTGACCGGGCGCGCCACGGTAGCCCTGCGCGCGATCGCGATCTCGCTGCAGCAGAACGCTGCCGAAGCGCGTTCGCAGCCCGGTATCGCTGTTTGGACCCTCACCCTCGAAGCCGAGACGGCAGACCGTCTTGGCGATCCTTCGGCGGAAACATACTACCGGCAGGCCTTGGCGATTGACCCGAACGATCCCTACCTGCTTGGCGCTTGGAGCGACTGGCTGCTTGATCACGGCCGACCTCTCGACGTCGTGGCCTTGCTAGCCGATCGGACACGGATTGATCCGCTGCTCCTGCGCTTGGCTCTCGCCGAGCAGCAGACCAAGCGCGGCCAGCTCGCTCGGCATCTCGACGAGCTTGAGGCGCGGTTCGATGCCAGCCGACTGCGCGGCGAGACCGTGCATCGGCGCGAGGAAGCACGCTACATGCTGGCTCTGCGACATCGTCCGATCGAGGCACTGGCACTGGCGCAGGCAAACTGGACCGTGCAGCGGGAGCCTGCGGATGCGCGCATTCTACTGGAGGCGGCGATCGCCGCTGGGCGTCCAGGCGCGGCTGCACCAGTGCGAGCTTGGCTTAGCGACAACGGCGTCCAGGATCCACGTCTTGCGGAACTCGCTACCCGAACCACAGCGTCGATCGGCGGCAAGTCGTGA
- a CDS encoding HupE/UreJ family protein codes for MIRRLLLALLAILACSTRADAHSASSSYLHVVMQNRTMGVQWSIALRDLDYAIGLDADGNGAITWGELRQKQGAVVAYAMSRLSLHADGDICTPGPVTLLADELGDGGYAVLRFVAQCNHRPTQISVRYGLMFDLDPMHRGLLNVMMSGVPHAVALSPGQPEATFNVTPGYGDTIRTFFLTGMHHLLTGIDHMMFVTMLLVPAMFHRRLRSHGLDVVLIPVTRFRSMFLESVKVLSAFTLAHGTTLTLSVLHIVSIPERLSEAGIALTILITALDNIFHLIPGRRWPLAFLFGLVHGLGFATALGPLALPPVALGAALLSFNLGLEAAQVSIALVVLPIGFALRNTRIYPRRIMPGISTAVALVAFAWFTDRTFNLGLMPF; via the coding sequence GTGATCCGGCGGCTCCTGCTGGCGCTGCTTGCCATCCTGGCCTGCTCCACTCGGGCTGACGCGCACAGCGCCAGCAGCTCGTACCTCCATGTAGTGATGCAGAATCGGACGATGGGCGTGCAGTGGTCAATCGCCCTGCGTGACCTCGACTACGCAATCGGTCTCGATGCGGATGGCAACGGCGCGATCACCTGGGGCGAGCTGCGACAAAAGCAGGGCGCGGTTGTCGCCTACGCGATGTCGCGCCTGTCGCTGCACGCTGACGGGGATATCTGCACGCCCGGCCCGGTCACGCTGCTGGCTGACGAACTTGGCGACGGGGGCTACGCAGTGCTTCGATTTGTAGCGCAATGCAATCACCGGCCGACCCAGATCTCGGTACGCTACGGATTGATGTTCGACCTCGACCCAATGCATCGCGGGCTGCTCAACGTCATGATGTCGGGCGTGCCTCATGCGGTGGCGCTATCTCCCGGTCAGCCGGAGGCGACGTTCAACGTCACGCCCGGCTATGGCGACACCATCCGCACCTTCTTCCTGACCGGCATGCACCATCTACTTACCGGCATCGATCACATGATGTTCGTGACCATGCTCCTAGTGCCGGCGATGTTCCACCGCCGGTTGCGCAGCCATGGGCTCGACGTGGTGCTGATCCCGGTGACGCGGTTCCGCAGCATGTTCCTGGAGTCCGTCAAGGTGCTCAGCGCGTTCACGCTGGCGCACGGCACCACGCTCACGCTGTCAGTCCTGCACATCGTAAGCATCCCGGAACGATTAAGCGAGGCAGGGATCGCGCTGACGATCCTGATCACAGCCTTGGACAATATCTTTCACCTCATCCCAGGGCGCCGGTGGCCGTTGGCGTTCCTGTTCGGACTGGTGCACGGACTCGGCTTCGCCACCGCACTCGGACCGCTGGCGCTACCACCAGTGGCACTCGGCGCGGCGCTGCTCTCGTTCAACTTGGGGCTGGAAGCCGCACAGGTATCGATCGCCCTCGTCGTGCTGCCGATCGGCTTCGCACTCCGCAACACGCGGATCTATCCACGACGGATCATGCCGGGCATCTCCACCGCCGTCGCCTTAGTTGCGTTCGCCTGGTTCACCGACCGCACCTTTAACCTCGGCTTGATGCCGTTCTGA
- the mscL gene encoding large conductance mechanosensitive channel protein MscL, with translation MALKVTALHTPGWIGEFRAFIMRGNVVDLAVGIIIGASLTTIVQSLVKDIFTPLIGLLVGNIDFSDIFFTLKGEHYKTLVEAQKAGVPTVNVGIFLNAVIQFLIVGLVIFWVVKLLTRMHVTQAAKTAVAEPTPSELLLMEIRDLMAQTAGRVPKPNQ, from the coding sequence ATGGCCTTAAAGGTTACAGCACTACACACGCCCGGCTGGATAGGCGAATTTCGCGCTTTTATCATGCGGGGCAATGTAGTCGATTTGGCAGTCGGAATCATCATCGGCGCATCGCTTACCACTATCGTGCAGAGTTTAGTCAAGGATATCTTCACACCGTTGATCGGCTTGCTCGTAGGCAACATCGACTTCTCGGACATCTTCTTCACCCTTAAAGGTGAGCATTACAAGACGCTGGTAGAAGCGCAAAAGGCCGGGGTGCCAACGGTCAATGTTGGCATCTTTCTCAACGCTGTGATCCAATTCCTTATCGTTGGGCTGGTGATCTTCTGGGTGGTAAAACTGTTAACTCGGATGCACGTGACCCAAGCTGCAAAGACCGCGGTGGCAGAGCCAACTCCAAGTGAATTGCTCCTGATGGAAATCCGTGACCTCATGGCTCAGACCGCAGGAAGAGTGCCGAAGCCAAACCAATGA
- a CDS encoding septal ring lytic transglycosylase RlpA family protein, whose translation MANGKRFDPLAMTAASRTLPLGTTVRVTNLENHRNALVLVTDRVGRRGRALDLSLGAARHLGMQKQGLARVRIQRIS comes from the coding sequence ATGGCGAACGGAAAACGGTTCGATCCTTTGGCGATGACTGCAGCCAGTCGGACGCTACCCCTGGGCACCACGGTCCGTGTGACGAACTTGGAGAACCACCGGAATGCGCTGGTGCTGGTGACCGATCGCGTAGGTCGCCGCGGCCGGGCGCTCGACCTCAGCCTAGGCGCTGCACGGCATCTCGGGATGCAGAAGCAGGGTCTCGCGCGAGTGCGGATCCAGCGGATCTCTTAA
- a CDS encoding sulfotransferase family protein, with translation MGEPNDQPIYFLHIPKTAGTSVRHWLTRHVPEGALCSAQLWDQLVQLDRRDLASFKVFTGHFGIDLDRYLETDLRTITVLRDPVQRTLSHYLHVHRDTAHPSHWRVSQQSFDVFVQDQQNWPMIENFQARYLVPSGFNMWHFSNRLDLSPEKQYKLSTTSEDMRYLFDKIYVREQALAALDRIDVLGTTSSISAFMKQVEHTFSFASTSADEIPRENVATYNQAVERFTQSSLDLIAELTVIDHLIYETACARQLATQIPHRLS, from the coding sequence ATGGGTGAACCTAATGATCAGCCGATCTATTTTCTTCATATCCCTAAGACAGCAGGAACATCAGTCAGGCACTGGCTGACAAGGCATGTGCCGGAAGGTGCTCTATGCTCCGCACAGTTATGGGATCAGCTTGTTCAACTCGATCGGCGTGATCTAGCTTCCTTCAAGGTATTTACCGGACACTTTGGGATCGATCTCGATCGATATCTCGAGACAGATTTACGCACAATAACTGTTTTACGCGATCCCGTGCAACGAACGCTGTCGCATTACCTCCATGTTCACCGAGACACCGCCCATCCCAGCCACTGGCGTGTTAGCCAACAATCGTTCGACGTCTTTGTTCAGGACCAACAAAATTGGCCAATGATCGAGAACTTCCAGGCACGGTACCTAGTGCCCTCTGGGTTTAACATGTGGCACTTCTCGAATCGGCTCGATCTGTCACCGGAGAAGCAATATAAGCTGTCTACGACGTCGGAGGACATGCGGTATTTATTTGATAAGATCTACGTTCGTGAGCAGGCGCTGGCCGCTTTAGACCGTATAGATGTCCTAGGCACGACGAGTAGTATTTCAGCATTTATGAAACAAGTTGAACACACATTCTCTTTCGCCTCAACATCCGCCGACGAAATTCCCCGTGAAAATGTTGCTACCTACAATCAAGCGGTTGAAAGATTTACCCAATCCTCACTTGATCTGATTGCCGAGCTCACGGTGATTGATCATTTAATCTATGAAACCGCCTGTGCTCGTCAGTTGGCCACTCAAATCCCCCATCGTCTTTCGTGA